A single Dermacentor variabilis isolate Ectoservices chromosome 9, ASM5094787v1, whole genome shotgun sequence DNA region contains:
- the LOC142558248 gene encoding uncharacterized protein LOC142558248 isoform X2, translating to MVFELAFTSDTWTQRWSSSFPYALQRVDARVREASSSLLPGAAPASRAAGDLLHRRCRRWETTLKSSELADRSSGPSGKPKVPLEFKDFEPPPDKNCRTILY from the exons ATGGTGTTCGAACTTGCGTTCACGAGCGACACTTGGACGCAACGCTGGAGCAGCTCGTTTCCTTATGCCTTGCAGCGCGTTGATG CCAGAGtgcgggaagcctcgagctcgcttcttcccggcgCCGCCCCGGCTTCgagggccgccggggaccttctccatcggcgttgccgccgctgggagacgactctcaaaagttcagagttggcagaccgcagctctgggccatcgggcaagccgaaggtgccgctcgagttcaaggacttcgagccgccacctgacaaaaactgccggaccattctctattaa
- the LOC142558248 gene encoding uncharacterized protein LOC142558248 isoform X1: MPCSALMPECGKPRARFFPAPPRLRGPPGTFSIGVAAAGRRLSKVQSWQTAALGHRASRRCRSSSRTSSRHLTKTAGPFSIKVSSSSFVGLLLHILPDEVVNHLSLCSNRVPCIDRNSHHNKKISEGNF, translated from the exons ATGCCTTGCAGCGCGTTGATG CCAGAGtgcgggaagcctcgagctcgcttcttcccggcgCCGCCCCGGCTTCgagggccgccggggaccttctccatcggcgttgccgccgctgggagacgactctcaaaagttcagagttggcagaccgcagctctgggccatcgggcaagccgaaggtgccgctcgagttcaaggacttcgagccgccacctgacaaaaactgccggaccattctctattaaagtttcttcttcatccttcgtaggattgctgttgcatatattgcccga TGAAGTTGTCAACCACCTGTCCCTTTGTTCGAACAGGGTGCCATGCATTGACAGAAATTctcatcacaacaagaaaatctctgaaggaaatttttga